A segment of the Streptomyces sp. NBC_01235 genome:
GCCGGCACCGCGCTCGGCATCTGGGACGACGCCGACCTGCCCGCCCTCACCCCGCAGGGCACCCGCTTCGCCTCGCACGAGGACGACACCTGGCGCAACCGCCGCATGGCCGGATGGCACGACGCGATTGCCTGCGCACGCGGAAAGCGGACCTGACACCAACCGGGACCGGTAGACCGGTAGGCCCACGCACGAAAGCCGCCCTGCCCTACCGCCCTCGACCGGCATCACCCAAATCCCGGGCCAGCCTCCCATCGCTTCACCACTGTCGAAAGAGCCGCATCATGACCTTCACCCCCGAGGCGTTCTCCCTCAAAGACAAGCCCGCGTTCATCACCGGCGCGGGCAGCGGCATCGGCCGGGCCATCGCCCTGGGCTTCGCCACCTGCGGTGCCGACGTCGCCTGCTTCGACCGCGACGCCGAGGCCGCCCAGACCACCGCCGACCGGATCATCGCGGCGCGCGGCAGAGCTGTCGGCGTCGGCGGAGACGTCACCTCCCCCGAGTCCCTGGCCGAAGCCGTCCGCACCGCCGTCGAATCGATCGGCCCGATCCGTACCGCGGTCAACTGCGCCGGCGTGGCCGACGCCACCGCCGCCGAGGACATGCCCGCCGAGGACTTCCGCCGTGTCGTCGACATCAACCTCACCGGCGTGTTCCTCAGTGCCCAGGCCGAGGCCCGCGTGATGCTCACCCACGGCGGCGGATCGATCATCAACATCGCCTCCATGTCCGGCACCATCGCCAACCGCGGACTCCTGCAGGCCCACTACAACGCCTCCAAGGCCGGCGTCATGCACCTCACCAAGAGCCTGGCCACGGAGTGGGCCGACCGCGGAATCCGGGTCAACTCCATCAGCCCGGGCTACACCCTCACGCCCATGAACCAGCGCCCCGAGGTGGCCGAGCGTCTCAAGGCGTACGCCGCCGACACTCCGCTCGGACGTATCGCCGAGGTCGAGGAGATGGTGGGCCCCGCGGTCTTCCTCGCCTCCGACGCCGCGTCCTTCATGACCGGATCCGACCTGATTGTCGACGGCGGCTACGTCTGCTGGTGAGCGGTGCGCAGCGTCTTCAAGCTTCCGGAACCGCCCCGACACGCGGCGCCTGAACCCGCGGTCAGGCCATCAGGGCCGCAGCCGTCTCCTGATCGGTCACCAGTACATCCACCAGGCCGCCCGCCACAGCCGCCCTGATCGCCTTGTGCTTACGGCTGCCGCCCGCCACCCCGATCTTCCGGCGGGCGGCGGCAAGCTGTTCACGGGTGATGCCGACGACCCGGGAGTCCAGCTCGGACTCGACCGGTCGGCCTTGAGTGTCGTAGAAACGCAGGCACACATCGCCCACCGCACCCAGCTTCTCCAACTCGGCGCGCTCCTCGTCGGAGAAGGCGTTACCGCTGCGGACGAGTGTGCTGGACGGGGTGATCTCGCCGATGCCCACCAGCGCCACGTCCAGGTCGCCAAGTTCCCCCAGGGCCGCCGACACGAACGGGTCCGCGCGCAGCGCCTGCGCGCTCTCCGCCGAACCCGCCACACCGGGCGCCTGCAGGTAGACGGCCTCACCGTTCACCAATTGCGCCAGCTGACCGGTCATCCGCGAGGCGTGACCCGCCGCAGCCGGGTCACCGATTCCGCCCACCGCCTGCACGATGCGCACGTCCTTCAATCCCGGGACCGGCTGCATCGCCTGCACCGTGGCGAGGAGGCTGGCGCTCCACGACGAGATGCCCACGGTGTCGTTTGAGCGCAACGTCGTCTGGAGGTAGTACGCGGCGGCCGCGCCGAGATCTCCAAGCATCGTGCGCTCGTTGTCCGGAGCGGTGTCGACGACCAGGGCGAGCTTCAGCCCGTACCGCTCCTGGAGACCGTCCTCCAGTTCCGGGTGGGTACCGGAGGGCGGCGTCACAGTGATCCGCACGATGCCCCGGTCCTGCGCCTTCTTCAGCAGCCGCGACACCTTCGCCTGTGACAGATCCAGCCGCGCCGCGATCTCCGGCTGTCGTATGCCCTGAAGGTGATACAACCGGGCCACGTGCGTCATCATCCGCAGTTCCTCGCCGACGATCGCCACGGGACACCTCTTCTGTCGTCTTCTGCCATTCGAGCCGCCGTGGCGCACGCATTCCCACGCTTGTCCCGACAGCCCTGCATAGATATTCGCACAGCCCGAGACGGACCCACGTGGGCGTAGAAGGAACGGGCTCGGCGACTGTGGGCAGGTGATCAGCCGCCTCACGCCGGCGTCATCAGCGGTGGCGGGCGCCTCGAGGTTGGGTGCTGACGCCGTGACGCCGGTGCGGGGCCGGGTCTCGACCGCGGGGGCCAGGAAGGCGGCGCAGGCGACGCAGGCAAGGACGACGAGCAGGCGGGGCGTATGTGCCTGTTCACGACGGCGAGAAAGCACGGACCGAACACCCAGGCACCGGCACCAAGTAACTCGACGGCGAGCGGCGACCTCGTCCTGTTCCAGCAGTCCGACAATCGACGGCATCCGCGGCTCCCAGAGAGCGACGACACGTCAGGCCACGATTCACACGGAGTCACGGACCTACCGGCGCACTACGGGAGAAGGCCCCCGCGGCGGGCGGCGACCACGGCCTCGAACCGCGTGCGGGCGTCGAGTTTGCGCATGGCGCTGCGCAGGTAGGCCTTGACCGTTTCTGGCCGGAGAGACAGACGAGCGGCCGCCTCGGCATTGGTGCATCCCAAGGCCACTTGCGCCAGGGCATCGATCTCGCGGGGCGACAGCGGTGAACGGGCCTGCGGTTTCTGTGCTGCGCCGAGGCCGGCCAAACGCTGGGAGGCGTCGAGGAGCCGATCGCGCAGCGTGTCGTCGTGCACGGCCTGGGCGATGGCGCGGAGCTCCGCGTGCAGTTCGCGGATCTCTTCGGCCGCGTTGTGGCTCGTGCCGCGGCCCGGTCCGGTCTCCGAGGCCAGCCGGAGTTTCAGTCGCCGATCGACCTCATCCCGTAGGGCAAGTTCGGTCGCCAACTGCCGTGAGGCGCCGACCATGGCTTCGGCTGCGCGGTCCCCGAGCGGCGTCGAGGCGCGTGTCGCTCCGTACAGCACCCCGCGTACCGAACCGGACACGACGACGGGAACGGCCACGACGGAGCGGATACGTTCCGCCAGGACGGGGGCGTCGTAGTCGTGGGTGATGGAGTCGTCCGATCCGTAGTCCGCCACAGCGGCGGGGCGGCGCTCCACGAGGACATGTCCACCCAGGCCGGTGGCGGCGAAGACGGAGAGTCCACGCAGCCCCGCCGTCTGAACCCCGATGTGCTGTGTCAGGTGAAGGACTTCAGCCTGGACCGGGCCGCCGAAGGCGACGGGAAAGTCACAGCGCCGCTGGGCCAGTCACAGCGCCTGCCGAAACGCGTCACCATCGTCAGGACGCATCGATATAGTCGACATATCCGAAATGGGCTTCATTGCCCCTGCCCCTTTCCGGGGGTAGTCGGCCATCCACGTGACCCGGAGCATAGGTCGCTGTAACGCCACCGCAAAGAGGCAGCCGACCGCGCCAGGAAAGGGGCTGATCATGAGCAGCATCGGTCAATCCGTCGGTGAACAAGAGGCTGACGTTCCGGCCGCCGCGTCGGAGCGGGTCCGGGAACTGCTGGCCCGGTTCGACTCTCCGGAGGCATGCGCTGCGGAGTTGCTGTGCGACCGGCACCCTGCCGACGCCGTGGCCTTCACCGTCGTCGAGGCGGATCTGTCGGCCCGCGATCTCACCTTCGGCGAACTCCGGCGTGACTCGGCGCGATGCGCCGCCGCTCTGGCCGGAATCGGTGTCGACCCTGGCGACGCCGTGGCCGTTCTGATGGGCAAGTCGGCCGACCTGATCGTGGCGCTGCTGGGTATCTGGCGCCGCGGGGCGGTGCACGTCCCGCTGTTCACCGCCTTCGCGCCTCCTGCCATCGCCCTGCGTCTAAAGGCGAGCGCGGCGAAGGCCGTCGTCGTCGACACCGATCAGCGGCACAAGCTCACTCCCGGCGAGGACATGCCCGCCGACGCCCGGTGGCAGGTCGTGGTCGCGGGCGGTGAACCTGCCGAAGGCGAGTTGTCGTTCGGCCTCCTGCTCGGCGCCTATCGCGGGGACGAGCCGGCGGGCCGGGCGGTCGCCGTCGGCGGGGACGCGACGCTGGTCCAGCTGTTCACCTCCGGCACCACCGGGACACCGAAGGCCGTTCTCGTCCCGGTCAAGGCGCTGGCCTCGTTCCAGGCATACCTGGAGTTCGGCCTGGATGTCCGGCCCGACGACGTGCTCTGGAACGCCGCCGACCCTGGTTGGGCCTACGGGCTGTACTACGCCATCCTCGGCCCGCTGGCGGCGGGCCACCGGAGCCTGATGCTGCACTCCGGCTTCTCCCCGGCGCTGACCTGGCAGGTCATGCGCGAGTTCGACGTCACGAACTTCGCCGCGGCTCCGACCGTCTACCGCAGCCTGCGCAGTGCCACGGAACCCGTGCCGGACGGTCTGCGGCTGCGCACCGCCTCCTCCGCGGGTGAGCCCCTCACGCCCGAGGTCATCACTTGGGCCGAGCAGACGCTCGGGGTCCCCGTGCGCGACCACTACGGTCAGACCGAGCACGGCATGGTCGTCGTCAACGGCTGGGCCGACGCCGTACGCTCCCCGGTCCGGCCGGGATCGATGGGCAGGCCTCTGCCCGGCTGGTCGGCCGAGATCCTGCACGACGAACGGGACGAGCCCGCCTCGGCGGGGACGGCAGGCCGCGTCGCGATCAAGGTGGCCGACAGCCCGCTGATGTGGTTCTCCGGATACGCCGGCGCCCCGGAGAAGACCGCCGAGCGCTTCACCGCCGACAGCGAGTGGTACCTCACCGGCGACGCCGGAACCCGGGACGAGGACGGCTATTTCTTCTTCTCCGCTCGCGACGACGACGTCATCATCATGGCCGGGTACCGCATCGGCCCCTTCGATGTCGAGAGCGTTCTGTTGCAGCACGAGCTGGTGACCGACGTCGCGGTTGTCGGAGTGCCTGATGCGCTGCGCGGGGAGGTGCTCGAAGCGTTCGTGGTGCTGCGTGCCGACGTGGTCGGCGACGACGCACTCGCCAAGGAACTGCAGCAGTTGGTCAAGTCACGGTTCGCCGCCCACGCCTACCCGCGCACCGTCCACTTCACCGACCGGCTGCCAAAGACCCCCAGCGGGAAGATCCAGCGCTTCGTCCTGCGGCAGCAGCGCCGTGACGAACTGGACGGCCGCTGACACCTCTTGGCACCTCCCGCGTCTTACGAGATATCCGGAGACCCCATTCCATGCCTGTCTCACGCCTGCTGCCGACTGAAGAGGCGGCGGACCTCCTCGACCTGACACGCGAGATCGCCGAGCGCCACCTGGCGCCACGTGCCGCGGAACACGAAGCGGCGGAACGCTTCCCCCGCGAGGTGTTCCGGACGCTCGGCCGGTCCGGTCTCCTCGCCCTGCCGTACCCCGTCGAGTACGGCGGTGGCGGACAGCCGTACGAGGTGTATCTGCAGGTCGTCGAGGAGATCGCGGCCCGTTGGGCGAGCGTCGGCGTCGGGATGAGCGTGCACGCGTTGTCGTGCTTCCCGCTGGCCACGCACGGCACCGACGCTCAACGCGAGCGCCTGCTGCCGCAGTTGCTGGCCGGCGACCTGCTCGGGGCCTACTGCCTGTCCGAGACGCACGCGGGCTCGGATCCGGCCGCCATGACCAGCCGGGCCAGGCGCGACGGTGACGCGTACGTGCTGCGCGGTGCCAAGGCGTGGACGACGCACGCGGGCACGCGGACTTCTACACGGTCATGGCGCGCACCTCCGACGACCGGGCCCGAGGCGTCTCCTGCTTCCTCGTGCCGGCTGACGCATCAGGTCTCCAGGCCGATCCGCCGGAACGCAAGATGGGCCTGACCGGGTCGGCCACCGCAACCATGCGCTTCGATGACGTCCGGGTGCCGGACGACCGGCTCATCGGGGAGGAGGGCCAGGGACTTGCCATCGCGCTCGAGGGTCTGGACGCCGGCCGGCTCGGTATCGCGGCGGTGGCCGTAGGACTGGCGCAGGGCGCGCTGGACGACGCCCTCACCTACGCGCCAGCAGCGGGAGACCTTCGGCCGCAAGATCATCGACCACCAGGCGATCGCCTTCCTGCTCGCCGACATGGAGGCCGCGGTCACCTCCGCCCGGGCGACCGTGCTGGCCGCGGCGCGCCGCAAGGACGCCGGGCTTCCCTACGGCCGACAGGCCAGCATCGCCAAACTCATCGCCACGGACGCCGCGATGTGGGTCACCACCGAGGCGGTGCAGGTCTTCGGGGGCGCCGGCTACACCCGTGACTTCCCCGTGGAGCGCTACATGCGGGAAGCCAAGGTCATGCAGATCTTTGAAGGAACCAACCAGATCCAGCGCATGGTCATCAGCCGCGACCTCGCCCGCGGCAATCCCGGCCCCGCCACCCACGTCGTGCCCGTCGCGCCCACCGAGGTCCACCCATGAACCCCAACGCATCGGTCGCCCTGGTCACCGGCGGCGCCAGCGGGCTCGGCCGCGCCGTTGCCAGGGAGCTGCTCACCGCAGGAGCCCACGTGGTCATCGCGGACCTCCCCACGTCCCCGGGATCGGGCGTCGCCGCCGAACTGTCCTGTCTGGGCAAGGTGGTGTACGTCTCCTGCGATGTGACGGACTCCGGGTCCGTACAGGCCGCCGTCGACACCGCCGCCGGGCTCGGACCGCTGCGTATCGCCGTGAACTGCGCCGGCGTGGCCACCCCTGGCAAGCTGCTGTCACGTCGCGGGCCGTTGCCCCTGGAGGAGTTCGAGCGCGTCGTCCGGGTCAATCTCGTCGGAACGTTCAACGTCTTCCGGCTCGCCGCTCAGCGCATTGCCGAGACCGAGCCAGTGGCGGGCGAGCGGGGCGTGCTCATCGCCACGGCGTCGATCGCGGCTTACGACGGACAGGTCGGCCAAGCCGCCTACGCCGCCTCCAAGGGCGGGGTGGTCGGGCCCACGCTCCCGGCCGCACGGGAACTGGCACAGCATCAGATCAGGGTCGTCTCCATCGCGCCGGGACTCTTCGACACTCCGCTCATGGCCGGACTGCCGCTGGATGCTCGCGAGTCCCTGGGCCGACAGGTGCCACACCCGGCGCGGCTCGGCGATCCGGCCGAGTTCGCGGCGCTGGTCCTCCACGTCGTGGTGAACCCGATGCTCAACGGTGAGGTCATCCGGCTCGACGGCGCCGTCCGCATGGCCCCGCGCTGACGAGCCGCCCCTCGGCCACCGCCTATCACTGCCACGATTCAGCTGCTCAGTCTGCCTGAGCCTCCACGAACCGCCGTCGCATCTCTCACTCCCCGCCCAGGCGCGGGTCGACATGGATCTTGGGGCGGGCTCCGGCACCCGCTGGGCGATCACCGGCGAGTATTGGCCCGACCTGGTCCAGGCCCACGGTCGCCCCCACCAGCGGGCGGGGATCCACGAGCCCGTCCGCGTACGCGGTGACGGTCGCGTCGAGGGCGGGAGACGCCGAGAGCACACCGACCGCGGTGACGTCCTTGAGCGCGAGCGTGCGGGTGTCGATCAGGCTCGGTTCGCGGGCCAGACCGATGTAGACAACGCGGCCACCAGGCTCCACCAACTCCATTGCCAGCTCAGGCAGTTGGGCAGCGTTGGAAGCGTCGACGACCGCGTCGAAAGGAAGGTCCGGGAGGGTGCCCTCCCGCCAGAGCCGCTCGAAACCGAGGCTGCCCGCGAAGTCCAGGGAACTCTGTGTCTCGCCCATGAGGTGCACGTCGGCGCCCATGGCCCGCGCGAACATCGCGACCAGCAGCCCGATGGTTCCGGGACCGAGGACCAGTACCCGTTTATTCCGGTCCGGCGCCGCGGCGCGGGCCGCGCGCAGGGCGTTGCCGCCGGGTTCCACCAGGGCGCCGAGCACGGCGTCGACGGATGGGGACAGGGCGTGCAACGAGGAGGCCGGTACGGCTACTTGCTCGGCCAGTGCTCCCGGCCGGGGGCCGCGGACGCCGAGTTCCTCCCGCCGCTCGCACACGTGCTGCTGACCGCGTACGCAGCGGCGGCACGTCCCGCAGCCCAGCATGGTGTCCCCCGTGACGCGCCGCCCCAGCCAGCCGGCGTCGACGCCCTGCCCGACGGAAGCGACGCGGCCGGACCATTCGTGGCCCAGGCGCAGCGGGTAGGCGGCCAACCCCTGGTGCAGGTAGGCCATGTCGCCCGTGAACAGCTCGAGTCGGTCCCGCACACCCCGACCCGTTCGACGTCGACCACAACCTCGCCGGGTGCCGCGGACGGCTTCGGCAGGTCCTGGACTTCGTACGTGCGAGGAGCAGTGACGACGAATGCCCGCATGGCGCGCGCTCACCGGGGCCCGACGACGCGCTGGCGCTGTGCGCCGAGGCCGCTGATGCCCAGCTCCATCACGTCACCGGGCTTGAGCCACAGCGGCGGGTCGAAGCCCATGCCGACGCCGGGCGGAGTGCCTGTGTTGATGAGGTCGCCGGGCTCCAGGACCATGAACTGGCTCAGGTAATGCACGATGAAGTACGGGTCGAAGATCATCGTTTTCGTGTTGCCGTTCTGGCGGCGCACCCTGTTGACGTCCAGCCACATGTCGAGCGCGAGGACGTCGTCGATCTCATCGGCGGTCGCCAGCCAGGGCCCGGCGGGGTTGAAGGTCTCTGCGGACTTGCCCTTGGCCCACTGCCCGCCGCGTTCCAACTGGAAGGCACGCTCACTGACGTCGTTGACGACGACGTACCCGGCGATGGCGTCGCGCGCCTCTTCCATTGAGCCGAGGTAACTGGTGCGCCGGCCGATGACAATACCGAGCTCCACCTCCCAGTCGGGCTTGGTGGAGCCGCGCGGGATGCGCACATCGTCGTTGGGACCGACGAGGGTGTTGGGCGACTTGGTGAACAGGATCGGTTCGTCCGGCACCGCCATCCCGGATTCAGCCGCGTGGTCGCGGTAGTTGAGGCCGATGCAGAGAATCTGGTGCGGTCGCGCGATGGGGGCGCCGATGCGCTCCCCGGTGAGGTTCAACACCTGGCCCGCCGCTGCACGCTCGGCCACGACAGGACGTACGCGGTCGAGCCCGCCGGTCCCGAAGAACGTCTCGCCGAAGTCGGTAACGACGTCGGACAGGTCTACGTATGTGTCGTCGTCCACGCGGGCGACGGGCCTCTCGGCGCCGACGGCACCGATGCGCATGAGGTACACGGGCTCAATCTCCAGATTCGGGTGGGCAGTTCAGGCGTGAAGCGGGCCAAAACGGTCCACGGTGGGCTCGCCGGTCGGGGCCGTGAGGGCTGCCGTTCAGCGGAGCGGTTCTCCCAACGGGCCGAGCAGCCCACGGATTTCGTCGTACGCGCCGACCAGCGCGTTCAGCGGCGTGCGATACGTCAGCGCGCTGATGCTCACCGCTCCGGACGG
Coding sequences within it:
- a CDS encoding SDR family oxidoreductase; the protein is MTFTPEAFSLKDKPAFITGAGSGIGRAIALGFATCGADVACFDRDAEAAQTTADRIIAARGRAVGVGGDVTSPESLAEAVRTAVESIGPIRTAVNCAGVADATAAEDMPAEDFRRVVDINLTGVFLSAQAEARVMLTHGGGSIINIASMSGTIANRGLLQAHYNASKAGVMHLTKSLATEWADRGIRVNSISPGYTLTPMNQRPEVAERLKAYAADTPLGRIAEVEEMVGPAVFLASDAASFMTGSDLIVDGGYVCW
- a CDS encoding sugar-binding transcriptional regulator — encoded protein: MPSIVGLLEQDEVAARRRVTWCRCLGVRSVLSRRREQAHTPRLLVVLACVACAAFLAPAVETRPRTGVTASAPNLEAPATADDAGVRRLITCPQSPSPFLLRPRGSVSGCANIYAGLSGQAWECVRHGGSNGRRRQKRCPVAIVGEELRMMTHVARLYHLQGIRQPEIAARLDLSQAKVSRLLKKAQDRGIVRITVTPPSGTHPELEDGLQERYGLKLALVVDTAPDNERTMLGDLGAAAAYYLQTTLRSNDTVGISSWSASLLATVQAMQPVPGLKDVRIVQAVGGIGDPAAAGHASRMTGQLAQLVNGEAVYLQAPGVAGSAESAQALRADPFVSAALGELGDLDVALVGIGEITPSSTLVRSGNAFSDEERAELEKLGAVGDVCLRFYDTQGRPVESELDSRVVGITREQLAAARRKIGVAGGSRKHKAIRAAVAGGLVDVLVTDQETAAALMA
- a CDS encoding response regulator transcription factor; protein product: MAQRRCDFPVAFGGPVQAEVLHLTQHIGVQTAGLRGLSVFAATGLGGHVLVERRPAAVADYGSDDSITHDYDAPVLAERIRSVVAVPVVVSGSVRGVLYGATRASTPLGDRAAEAMVGASRQLATELALRDEVDRRLKLRLASETGPGRGTSHNAAEEIRELHAELRAIAQAVHDDTLRDRLLDASQRLAGLGAAQKPQARSPLSPREIDALAQVALGCTNAEAAARLSLRPETVKAYLRSAMRKLDARTRFEAVVAARRGGLLP
- a CDS encoding AMP-binding protein codes for the protein MSSIGQSVGEQEADVPAAASERVRELLARFDSPEACAAELLCDRHPADAVAFTVVEADLSARDLTFGELRRDSARCAAALAGIGVDPGDAVAVLMGKSADLIVALLGIWRRGAVHVPLFTAFAPPAIALRLKASAAKAVVVDTDQRHKLTPGEDMPADARWQVVVAGGEPAEGELSFGLLLGAYRGDEPAGRAVAVGGDATLVQLFTSGTTGTPKAVLVPVKALASFQAYLEFGLDVRPDDVLWNAADPGWAYGLYYAILGPLAAGHRSLMLHSGFSPALTWQVMREFDVTNFAAAPTVYRSLRSATEPVPDGLRLRTASSAGEPLTPEVITWAEQTLGVPVRDHYGQTEHGMVVVNGWADAVRSPVRPGSMGRPLPGWSAEILHDERDEPASAGTAGRVAIKVADSPLMWFSGYAGAPEKTAERFTADSEWYLTGDAGTRDEDGYFFFSARDDDVIIMAGYRIGPFDVESVLLQHELVTDVAVVGVPDALRGEVLEAFVVLRADVVGDDALAKELQQLVKSRFAAHAYPRTVHFTDRLPKTPSGKIQRFVLRQQRRDELDGR
- a CDS encoding SDR family NAD(P)-dependent oxidoreductase; the encoded protein is MNPNASVALVTGGASGLGRAVARELLTAGAHVVIADLPTSPGSGVAAELSCLGKVVYVSCDVTDSGSVQAAVDTAAGLGPLRIAVNCAGVATPGKLLSRRGPLPLEEFERVVRVNLVGTFNVFRLAAQRIAETEPVAGERGVLIATASIAAYDGQVGQAAYAASKGGVVGPTLPAARELAQHQIRVVSIAPGLFDTPLMAGLPLDARESLGRQVPHPARLGDPAEFAALVLHVVVNPMLNGEVIRLDGAVRMAPR
- a CDS encoding fumarylacetoacetate hydrolase family protein, whose protein sequence is MYLMRIGAVGAERPVARVDDDTYVDLSDVVTDFGETFFGTGGLDRVRPVVAERAAAGQVLNLTGERIGAPIARPHQILCIGLNYRDHAAESGMAVPDEPILFTKSPNTLVGPNDDVRIPRGSTKPDWEVELGIVIGRRTSYLGSMEEARDAIAGYVVVNDVSERAFQLERGGQWAKGKSAETFNPAGPWLATADEIDDVLALDMWLDVNRVRRQNGNTKTMIFDPYFIVHYLSQFMVLEPGDLINTGTPPGVGMGFDPPLWLKPGDVMELGISGLGAQRQRVVGPR